A window of the Leishmania infantum JPCM5 genome chromosome 18 genome harbors these coding sequences:
- a CDS encoding putative bifunctional aminoacyl-tRNA synthetase, with protein sequence MRGGRLLGPPHACFSLLSNSVSCLSSSRASHRSITRHLGVRHHLPSSSPRTPSYSTSPVTPVTPTRGYSGTKIHTQNKSPPASSLPHMSIEDCRGFHEVKALLQELGLDIPIVHHDEKATVEEVLDLLHKMGIHAAGTKTLFLKSKKGELVMATAFKSTPTDLKFIQKVTNAKDLRFASSEVLQECLAVVQGCVTPFALINNIEKRPITLLIDRSLEASTLPLAFCLCRNDYTAVITFEELKKYLEKLGHAYKLVDFGAASADAAVTGGAAAPAPKPKKAPADAAAAAAAPASAQSGETKLGIAAKREENFSAWYIDVITKAEMIEYYDVSGCYIIRPWAYYVWKCVQRFLGGKIEKLGVEDCYFPMFVSRNCLEREKDHIEGFAPEVAWVTRAGDTELEQPVAVRPTSETVMYPYYAKWIRSHRDLPVRLNMWNNVIRWEFSHPTPFIRTREFLWQEGHCAWAKAEECAKEVLDILECYASVYEQLLAVPVVRGRKTEKEKFAGGDYTTTVETFIEAVGRGCQGATSHNLGQNFGKMFDIRFQDPENNEQTLIPWQNSWGLSTRVIGVMIMVHGDNRGMVMPPRVASTQVIIIPVGITKDTTEEARQELLASCRRLESELCEGGVRAKCDLRDNYSPGWRFNHWEVKGVPLRVELGPRELAERSLAVAVRHSGARHSVVWDAQTPTAVAALLEDVHAQMYARAKETMETHRVRVTEWAEFVPTLNRKCLILAPWCGAMECEDQVKKDSAEESKAAQAQETREDARAPSMGAKTLCIPFEQPEDPAEGHGCICKGCTKPATTWVLFGRSY encoded by the coding sequence ATGCGTGGTGGACGGCTCTTGGGCCCACCTCACGCGTGCTTTTCTCTGTTAAGTAACTCTGTGTCTTGCCTATCCTCCAGTCGGGCTTCGCATCGATCGATCACGCGCCACTTGGGCGTACGACATCACctgccgtcgtcttcgccTCGAACGCCGAGTTACTCGACAAGTCCCGTGACCCCTgtgacgccgacgcgcgGTTACAGTGGTACTAAGATACACACGCAAAATAAATCGCCACCAGCTTCTTCTCTGCCTCACATGTCCATCGAGGACTGCCGCGGCTTTCATGAGGTAAAGGCCCTTCTCCAAGAGCTGGGACTCGACATTCCGATCGTGCACCATGACGAGAAGGCCACCgtcgaggaggtgctggaccTCCTGCACAAAATGGGCATCCACGCTGCGGGCACCAAGACGCTCTTCCTCAAGAGCAAGAAGGGCGAACTGgtgatggcgacggcgttcAAGTCCACCCCGACGGACCTCAAGTTCATTCAGAAGGTCACCAACGCCAAGGACCTCCGCTTTGCTTCcagcgaggtgctgcaggagtgcctcgccgtcgtgcagGGCTGCGTCACACCGTTTGCCCTCATCAACAATATCGAGAAGCGTCCCATTACGCTCCTCATAGACCGCTCCCTGGAGGCcagcacgctgccgctcgcctTCTGCCTGTGCCGTAACGATTACACTGCCGTCATAACCTTCGAGGAGCTCAAGAAGTACCTCGAGAAGCTCGGGCATGCGTACAAGCTGGTGGACTTTGGTGCGGCTTCGGCGGACGCTGCGGTgacgggcggcgctgctgctcctgctccgaagccgaagaaggcgcccgcggacgctgctgctgctgctgctgcgcctgcgtctgCACAGTCTGGCGAGACGAAGCTGGGCATCGCGGCGAAGCGCGAGGAGAACTTCTCTGCGTGGTACATTGATGTGATCACGAAGGCGGAGATGATCGAGTACTACGACGTGTCCGGGTGCTACATTATTCGTCCGTGGGCGTACTACGTGTGGAAGTGCGTGCAGCGCTTCCTTGGTGGGAAGATCGAGAAGCTTGGCGTGGAGGACTGCTACTTCCCGATGTTCGTGTCGCGCAACTGCCTGGAGCGGGAGAAGGACCACATCGAGGGCTTTGCGCCGGAGGTTGCATGGGTGacgcgcgccggcgacacggagctggagcagccgGTTGCCGTGCGGCCGACGAGCGAGACGGTGATGTACCCGTACTACGCGAAGTGGATCCGGTCGCACCGCGACCTGCCCGTGCGGCTGAACATGTGGAACAACGTGATCCGGTGGGAGTTCTCGCACCCGACGCCGTTCATTCGGACTCGCGAGTTCCTGTGGCAGGAGGGGCACTGTGCGTGggcgaaggcggaggagtgcgcgaaggaggtgctggacATCCTGGAGTGCTATGCATCGGTgtacgagcagctgctggcggtgccggtggtgcgcgggcgcaagacggagaaggagaagtTCGCTGGCGGGGACTACACGACGACGGTGGAGACGTTCATCGAGGCTGTTGGGCGCGGGTGCCAGGGCGCGACGAGCCACAACCTGGGGCAGAACTTCGGCAAGATGTTCGACATCCGCTTCCAGGACCCGGAGAACAACGAGCAGACGCTGATCCCGTGGCAGAACAGCTGGGGGCTGTCGACGCGCGTGATCGGCGTGATGATCATGGTGCACGGCGACAACCGCGGCATggtgatgccgccgcgcgtTGCGTCGACGCAGGTGATCATCATCCCTGTGGGGATCACGAAGGAcacgacggaggaggcgcggcaggaGCTGCTTGCAAGTTGCCGGCGGCTGGAGAGCGAGCTGTGCGAgggtggcgtgcgcgcgaagTGCGACCTGCGCGACAACTACAGCCCTGGGTGGCGGTTCAACCACTGGGAGGTGAAGGGCGTGCCACTGCGCGTGGAGCTTGGGCCGAGGGAGCTTGCGGAGCGGTCGCTTGCGGTTGCtgtgcggcacagcggcgcgagGCACTCGGTTGTGTGGgacgcgcagacgccgacggcggtaGCCGCACTGCTGGAGGATGTGCATGCACAGAtgtacgcgcgcgcgaaggAGACGATGGAGACGcatcgcgtgcgtgtgacgGAGTGGGCGGAGTTTGTGCCGACGCTGAACCGGAAGTGCTTGATCCTTGCGCCGTGGTGCGGCGCGATGGAGTGCGAGGACCAGGTAAAGAAGGACAGCGCGGAGGAGTCGAAggctgcgcaggcgcaggagaCGCGCGAggacgcgcgtgcgccgagCATGGGTGCGAAGACGCTGTGCATCCCGTT